One segment of Candidatus Nitrospira nitrificans DNA contains the following:
- a CDS encoding pyruvoyl-dependent arginine decarboxylase, translating to MMVPTHMFLTRGVGVHKEKLTSFEEALRSAGVAYCNLVSVSSILPPHCKVVPRKRGEKLLKPGEITFCVMARSETNERNQLVSASVGLAKPTDLGTYGYLSEHHAHGETDEETGEYTEDLAAQMLATTLGVEFDPNVAWKEREQVFKMGGKIVKTQNITQSAVGKKGKWTTVIALAVFIPPENVPARSRK from the coding sequence ATGATGGTACCTACGCATATGTTTTTAACGAGAGGAGTGGGGGTCCACAAGGAAAAGCTGACCTCCTTCGAGGAAGCGTTGCGCAGCGCCGGTGTGGCCTACTGCAACCTCGTCAGCGTGTCGTCCATTCTTCCGCCCCATTGCAAGGTTGTTCCCCGGAAGCGCGGGGAGAAACTGTTGAAGCCTGGAGAGATTACGTTTTGTGTCATGGCCCGTTCCGAAACCAACGAACGAAATCAGCTGGTTTCAGCATCCGTCGGCCTTGCGAAGCCCACCGATCTAGGCACGTATGGCTATCTGTCCGAGCACCATGCCCATGGTGAGACGGACGAGGAGACCGGAGAGTATACCGAAGATCTGGCCGCGCAGATGCTGGCGACGACGTTAGGAGTCGAGTTCGACCCGAATGTGGCTTGGAAAGAGCGTGAGCAAGTGTTCAAGATGGGTGGGAAAATCGTGAAGACCCAGAATATCACACAGTCGGCCGTCGGAAAGAAGGGGAAGTGGACGACGGTCATTGCATTGGCGGTCTTCATTCCACCGGAGAATGTCCCCGCCCGTTCTCGCAAGTAG
- the speB gene encoding agmatinase: MTLPVGWEGPDHNFLGIEEPWCHPDHAGVYVLPAPYEHTSSYIRGSDHGPSAILEASCQVEFYDEQLGAEPFREWGGIATASPLDLKGSVDRAAVEAIEAFVAPHVGTGRFLITLTGEHTGALGAIRAHAKRYPQMTVVQIDAHGDLRDAYQGNPFSHASVMARVVDDGLSLVQVGIRSISREEVARVEATDRITTFYAATILDPFGPYQGQASNWIPDVVAACRTPVYLTFDCDGLDASIVPALGTPEPGGLGWYETLNLITALANGPGIVGMDVSEIAPIEGFVAPQFSIARLIYRMLGRIKAGRRVH, encoded by the coding sequence ATGACGCTTCCCGTCGGTTGGGAAGGGCCCGACCACAACTTCCTGGGTATCGAGGAACCCTGGTGTCATCCGGACCACGCGGGCGTCTACGTGTTGCCCGCTCCTTATGAGCACACCTCCAGCTATATCCGTGGATCGGACCATGGTCCGTCAGCCATTTTGGAAGCCTCGTGCCAGGTTGAATTCTACGACGAACAACTCGGGGCTGAACCGTTCCGAGAATGGGGCGGGATCGCGACCGCTTCACCCCTCGACCTCAAAGGGAGCGTCGACCGCGCGGCCGTCGAGGCCATTGAAGCGTTTGTTGCCCCGCATGTCGGAACCGGACGGTTTCTCATCACGCTGACCGGTGAACACACCGGCGCATTGGGAGCGATCCGGGCCCATGCGAAACGATATCCGCAGATGACCGTGGTGCAGATCGACGCCCATGGAGACCTGCGGGATGCCTATCAGGGCAATCCGTTCAGCCATGCCAGCGTCATGGCGCGGGTAGTGGACGATGGTTTATCACTGGTGCAGGTAGGCATCCGATCGATCAGCCGGGAAGAGGTCGCTCGTGTCGAGGCCACGGACCGGATCACAACGTTTTATGCGGCAACGATCCTTGATCCATTCGGTCCGTACCAAGGTCAGGCGTCGAACTGGATACCGGACGTAGTCGCGGCTTGCCGGACGCCCGTGTACCTGACATTCGACTGTGACGGGTTGGATGCCTCCATCGTGCCCGCTTTAGGCACTCCCGAGCCGGGTGGGCTTGGATGGTACGAGACCCTCAATCTCATCACGGCGCTGGCCAACGGGCCAGGCATCGTCGGCATGGATGTCAGCGAGATCGCCCCCATCGAAGGATTCGTGGCGCCGCAATTTTCCATTGCACGGTTGATCTATCGCATGCTCGGTCGTATCAAGGCCGGCCGTCGTGTGCATTAA
- a CDS encoding DsbA family protein codes for MIRMVGRRSVQLFVCGALLWSSSVLAGPSSESDVRIRGQANAPVTLIEYSDFTCGYCVKFFKQTWPRIQARYVDTGKVRFIYRDFPRGDQGSGVDAAMAARCAGGQGQYWAMHDRLFAEGGQLGKQVYLRHAAALNLDQPAFERCVNDGRYTKAIFDDRQEANQWGFHGTPGFILVRTSSEPTDKEPAVAIPGAFPFEMFAEEIDRLLAGEKK; via the coding sequence ATGATTCGAATGGTAGGTCGACGATCGGTTCAGCTGTTCGTGTGCGGCGCCCTTCTGTGGTCTTCCTCGGTCCTTGCCGGGCCCTCATCTGAAAGCGACGTGCGGATCAGGGGGCAAGCCAACGCGCCTGTGACCTTGATCGAATATTCCGATTTCACATGCGGGTATTGTGTGAAATTTTTCAAACAGACGTGGCCGCGGATTCAAGCTCGCTATGTCGACACGGGAAAAGTTCGATTTATCTACCGCGATTTTCCACGAGGGGATCAAGGATCCGGGGTAGATGCGGCCATGGCCGCCCGATGTGCCGGTGGACAAGGGCAGTATTGGGCGATGCATGACCGATTGTTCGCCGAAGGGGGCCAATTGGGTAAGCAGGTCTATCTCCGCCATGCCGCGGCGCTCAATTTGGATCAGCCTGCGTTTGAGCGGTGTGTGAATGATGGACGGTATACGAAAGCTATTTTTGATGATCGCCAAGAAGCCAATCAATGGGGATTTCACGGGACCCCTGGGTTCATCCTTGTGCGAACGTCCAGTGAGCCGACGGATAAAGAGCCGGCGGTCGCGATCCCTGGAGCCTTTCCATTCGAGATGTTTGCGGAGGAAATCGATCGGCTTCTGGCGGGTGAAAAAAAATAG
- a CDS encoding aldehyde dehydrogenase family protein, translating to MQDSRPFLVHGQWKSGERVAPVVDPFTGKLVAQVTQATESDVDEAIASTCSAAAIMGQLPAHARYDTLQQVAALLYRRRDEVAQTITAEAGKPITDAKREVSRAIQTFTVAAEEARRIPGEVVPLDWTPGFDTHLGLLRRFPIGPILGITPFNFPLNLVAHKVAPALAAGNPILIKPAPQTPLTALLLGEIALEAGLPPGGLNVVPCDNALAERMVVDPRFKLLSFTGSASVGWMLKAKCGKKKVTLELGGNAGVVIEPDADLELAARRCAAGGFGYAGQTCISVQRVFVHHSIADAFTTKLLMHVARLKVGDPTDEATSIGPLIDHVAAQRVESWIGEAVAEGARVLLGGKRMGSLVEATVLSNVKPDMKISCQEVFGPVVTVTPYRQLSEAVALLNQSDYGLQAGLFTQDINKIFYAFRHMEVGAVLANEIPTFRADHMPYGGVKDSGSGREGVRAAIEDMTEPRMLILNLKDPSNLSEKSV from the coding sequence GTGCAGGATTCCCGTCCGTTCCTCGTGCATGGCCAATGGAAGTCAGGCGAGCGCGTGGCTCCCGTCGTTGATCCGTTCACCGGGAAACTTGTCGCTCAGGTGACCCAAGCCACTGAATCGGATGTCGATGAGGCCATCGCATCCACGTGCAGCGCGGCTGCCATCATGGGCCAGCTTCCGGCGCATGCCAGATACGACACTCTCCAGCAGGTTGCAGCCTTACTCTATCGACGGCGAGATGAGGTCGCGCAGACCATCACGGCGGAGGCCGGTAAGCCGATTACCGACGCGAAGCGGGAAGTCAGCCGGGCAATCCAAACCTTCACGGTTGCCGCCGAAGAGGCGCGCCGGATTCCGGGCGAGGTGGTTCCGCTGGATTGGACACCGGGCTTCGATACGCACCTTGGGCTGCTCCGTCGGTTTCCGATCGGCCCGATTCTCGGCATTACGCCCTTCAACTTTCCGCTGAACCTCGTGGCCCACAAGGTGGCGCCGGCGCTCGCCGCCGGCAATCCGATTCTGATCAAGCCGGCGCCTCAAACCCCGTTGACGGCTTTGCTTCTCGGAGAGATCGCGCTCGAAGCGGGACTTCCTCCGGGCGGGCTCAATGTGGTGCCCTGCGACAATGCCCTGGCCGAGCGGATGGTGGTCGATCCTCGATTCAAGTTGCTGAGTTTCACCGGAAGCGCCTCGGTGGGATGGATGCTGAAGGCCAAATGTGGAAAGAAAAAAGTCACGCTCGAACTCGGGGGCAACGCCGGCGTGGTCATCGAACCCGACGCCGATCTTGAGCTGGCGGCCCGGCGTTGCGCGGCGGGCGGATTTGGGTATGCCGGCCAGACGTGCATTTCGGTGCAGCGGGTCTTCGTCCACCATTCGATCGCCGATGCGTTTACGACCAAGTTGCTCATGCATGTCGCTCGATTGAAGGTGGGAGATCCGACAGACGAAGCGACGAGCATCGGTCCTCTTATCGATCACGTGGCTGCGCAGCGCGTGGAGAGCTGGATCGGAGAAGCCGTCGCGGAAGGGGCAAGGGTGCTGTTGGGTGGAAAGCGGATGGGCTCTCTCGTTGAAGCGACGGTGTTGTCGAACGTGAAGCCCGACATGAAAATCTCGTGTCAGGAGGTGTTTGGGCCGGTCGTGACCGTGACGCCGTATCGCCAGCTCAGCGAGGCCGTGGCGCTGCTCAATCAATCGGACTATGGATTGCAGGCCGGTCTTTTTACGCAGGACATCAACAAGATTTTTTACGCCTTTCGACATATGGAAGTCGGGGCGGTCTTGGCGAATGAGATCCCCACGTTTCGGGCGGATCATATGCCCTACGGTGGGGTGAAGGATTCCGGGTCGGGCCGCGAAGGCGTTCGTGCCGCGATCGAAGATATGACCGAGCCGCGCATGCTCATCTTGAATTTAAAAGACCCTTCTAATCTCTCCGAAAAAAGTGTCTAG